The following nucleotide sequence is from Nilaparvata lugens isolate BPH unplaced genomic scaffold, ASM1435652v1 scaffold2339, whole genome shotgun sequence.
atatttgattagtgtcttatttgtttcagatctctacatcagattatcatcgaattctctgcataaagtgagtaatatcagttattgaaataacattgttgcatgatcgagtactttaaacaataatatctaagcagatcaaataatatttccttagcatcaatttctattcggttcaaataatatttcctttgcattccaagcacttcaaataatattggtcacatttatgcatgattgaatactttaaacaataatatctcataataccatttctaatcagttcaaggaaatattgcttgcattctaatcagttcaaataatattcagatcaaataatattcatatcaaataatcaaagactcgtatgtgcacagattttttaacaatcaatcacggaaaaaatctgtgcatacacaagttaataatatttgttgaaactaacctttgattgagtgagcacctcatcctcctcttcgcCTCTGTCTTCACCCTCCTCGAAGGTTAGTTTCCTCTTGGTCTGCCTCTGCTTGATCTTGTTGCTCAGCGTTGTCAGCACCGCACGCCGCGGCGCCCACGTAGGTGCTGGAGCCAAGCGCTGAATGGGGCTGTGGCCGATCACGATCTCGCCCCCTGGTGATGTTGGATCCTGTGGAGCGGGTGCGGGAGCAGCGGAGGTGGGAGCTGAGGGCAGCGGGCAGCGGAAGAGGCGGCGCAGGACACGGCAGCTTTGCGCTGCCAGTAGTTTAGCACACACTGCGGGGGTGGCTATCCGGCAGGATGTAAGATGGTGAAGATGGAGAACTCATCTTGATGCGTGAAGTCTCTGATGTCtcgatgtaaatgataattttcctctcatcgcTTGTGTtttatatagcatacgtttctctctctgttccaggcacgtgcgagcgagagcgtgctacaaggcgaaaaaaattcgaatttctcccCAACAACACGAGCTCTCAGATCGTTATCAGATTGTAAGTATCCCACAcacgatcatttttcaaatagcatccatgtgttagaagacagaaaaaatctcgtctagaactTAGCATGAGACTTcacctgctagaagctgaaatCCCATGTCTACGGCAATAAAACccatgattctaattttatattcaaatcaatgttagatccttcaacatcGAAGTAAGAGcacctcatttttcaaacatgaatcttatcttgtcagtgttttctatcatcaatatgacattttaatatttaatgtattacagtagcaaagttgttgcatttcatttatttacaatattgcacacatacttgattttgatctt
It contains:
- the LOC120355510 gene encoding uncharacterized protein LOC120355510 — its product is TPAVCAKLLAAQSCRVLRRLFRCPLPSAPTSAAPAPAPQDPTSPGGEIVIGHSPIQRLAPAPTWAPRRAVLTTLSNKIKQRQTKRKLTFEEGEDRGEEEDEVLTQSKKRAVMHEDSSLAPLIKEVEELQGG